The following coding sequences are from one Rhipicephalus microplus isolate Deutch F79 chromosome 3, USDA_Rmic, whole genome shotgun sequence window:
- the LOC142802919 gene encoding neprilysin-1-like: MASLERDYALSLSRPTNDQCIPHKARQESDNLIDSENRDDLVDVKIAYRAFYSLLYHERRLTLGGLNISTERLSFIGHCLKWCSKESNVVHQQAPFRFRCVVPLMNMPEFSNAFDCAAGQPMSPQEKCNIWS, from the exons ATGGCGTCCTTGGAACG TGACTATGCGCTCTCGCTGTCCCGTCCGACCAATGACCAATGC ATACCGCACAAGGCTCGCCAGGAATCGGATAACTTGATCGACTCTGAGAACAGAGACGACCTTGTGGACGTGAAAATTGCTTACAGGGCCTTCTATTCACTGCTCTACCACGAGCGTAGGCTCACATTGGGCGGCCTCAACATCTCCACAGAACGCCTGTCCTTTATTGGCCACTGCTTGAAATGGTGCTCTAAAGAGAGCAACGTAGTACACCAGCAAGCGCCGTTCCGCTTCCGCTGTGTCGTGCCGTTGATGAACATGCCGGAGTTCTCGAATGCGTTTGACTGTGCTGCAGGACAGCCAATGAGCCCGCAAGAGAAGTGCAATATCTGGTCATAA